In the uncultured Methanobacterium sp. genome, one interval contains:
- a CDS encoding FkbM family methyltransferase, whose translation MNNFEFVYNSFYGFKSIFSIKNWSEIVKDYFRYYLGFENEKNIIVQFKNGIKLKAARKSKKEVADIGLIVDIWFSETYNPPGFEINKDDVVIDIGAHKGYFSIYAAYNAGKTGKVHSFEPSPESFQYLIDNINMNELNNVFPFKAGVCGENGVKQLNVSLNSASHSMHVNGAEIIEIECLTLQDIFKMNHITKCDFLKIDCEGAEYEILYNTPPEILGKIDRISLEHHILEGYDYHQLADFLEKNGFQVRSTSKSVYAKKIDKKIPSS comes from the coding sequence ATGAATAACTTTGAATTTGTATACAATTCATTTTATGGATTTAAATCGATTTTTTCCATAAAAAATTGGAGTGAAATAGTAAAAGATTACTTTAGATATTATTTAGGGTTTGAAAACGAAAAAAATATCATTGTACAATTTAAAAATGGAATTAAACTTAAAGCAGCCAGAAAAAGCAAAAAAGAAGTCGCAGATATAGGTTTAATAGTTGATATCTGGTTTTCTGAAACATACAATCCCCCTGGATTTGAAATTAACAAGGATGATGTCGTTATAGACATAGGTGCTCATAAAGGTTATTTTTCAATTTATGCAGCATATAACGCTGGAAAAACAGGGAAAGTGCATAGTTTCGAACCATCTCCAGAAAGCTTCCAGTATTTAATTGATAATATTAATATGAATGAATTAAATAATGTATTTCCCTTTAAAGCTGGAGTTTGTGGTGAAAACGGGGTTAAACAGCTAAATGTCTCCTTGAATTCGGCATCACACAGCATGCATGTTAATGGTGCTGAGATCATAGAAATTGAATGTTTAACATTGCAGGACATTTTTAAAATGAACCATATAACAAAGTGCGATTTTTTAAAAATTGACTGTGAAGGAGCTGAATACGAGATTTTATATAACACTCCCCCAGAGATTCTAGGTAAAATTGATAGAATTTCACTGGAACACCATATACTTGAAGGATATGATTATCATCAGTTAGCAGATTTCCTGGAAAAAAATGGGTTTCAAGTAAGATCCACCTCCAAGTCAGTTTACGCAAAAAAAATAGATAAAAAGATTCCATCAAGTTGA
- a CDS encoding glycosyltransferase family 1 protein, whose product MKIALINNQPPKTGIGRYSFSIYENMEKHVDIDHFFIDRERNGIYKMVRDDDPLLIKKNKWKMLPIEKLSNLSLDYLMGRYIPDNYDLYHITNQNMSILNYYKNIGVNVLTVHDIIYFSHPRNQMQKLLSKLLYKGLINTEFIISVSSTTEKDILKHFNISPEKIKTVHEGVDNRFKPLKNHEFDEIYLKYGLNKNDTHILHVGRDSPRKNIEVLLKAFKLLLTDKKLENIKLIKINEMDTNLIKKMGLANHITVLENVFEEDLPKFYNMADVFVFPSLYEGFGLPLIEAMACGTPVIASNVTSVPEIVEDAGILLDPANYRGFSENIYQVLTNEDLRSNMSKRGLEKAKKFNWEECGKNTIKVYKDLLDDQNDI is encoded by the coding sequence ATGAAAATAGCTCTAATTAACAATCAACCCCCAAAAACTGGCATTGGTAGATATTCATTCTCTATCTATGAAAACATGGAAAAACACGTAGATATCGATCATTTTTTCATTGATAGGGAACGTAACGGAATCTATAAAATGGTTAGGGATGATGATCCTCTCCTTATAAAAAAAAACAAATGGAAAATGCTGCCCATAGAAAAATTATCCAATCTTTCCCTGGATTACTTAATGGGCAGGTACATCCCAGATAATTATGATCTGTATCACATAACCAACCAGAATATGTCAATTTTAAATTATTATAAAAATATAGGAGTAAATGTACTGACCGTGCATGATATTATTTATTTCAGCCACCCCCGAAATCAAATGCAGAAACTTCTAAGTAAACTGTTATATAAGGGATTGATAAATACTGAGTTTATTATTTCTGTTTCCAGCACAACCGAGAAAGATATACTTAAACATTTTAATATCTCCCCTGAAAAAATTAAAACGGTTCATGAAGGGGTTGACAATCGCTTTAAACCGTTAAAAAACCACGAATTTGATGAAATCTATTTAAAATATGGTCTAAATAAAAATGATACTCATATTCTTCATGTTGGAAGAGATAGTCCCAGGAAAAATATAGAAGTCCTTTTAAAAGCATTTAAATTACTTTTAACTGATAAAAAATTGGAAAATATAAAGTTGATAAAAATCAATGAAATGGATACCAATTTAATAAAAAAAATGGGTTTAGCAAACCACATTACTGTACTTGAAAACGTATTTGAGGAAGATTTACCTAAATTTTACAATATGGCTGATGTTTTTGTTTTCCCATCACTTTACGAAGGATTTGGTTTACCATTGATCGAAGCCATGGCCTGTGGGACACCGGTTATAGCTTCGAATGTAACATCTGTTCCTGAAATAGTTGAAGATGCAGGAATTTTACTAGATCCTGCCAACTACCGGGGCTTCAGCGAGAATATATACCAGGTTTTAACCAATGAAGACCTTAGATCCAACATGAGCAAAAGAGGCCTGGAAAAGGCCAAAAAATTCAACTGGGAAGAATGTGGAAAAAATACTATTAAGGTCTACAAAGACCTGTTAGATGATCAGAATGATATCTAA
- a CDS encoding glycosyltransferase family 4 protein, whose protein sequence is MPEKIVFVPIQYPPTIGGLQSYIKGLVDAVEEIGYEAVVITSTPNPDMKIEGEIEENVIQLHPWFWFMNSPIINPLKFYKNLKTLNPDVVNLVYPFPIYLDIACFYAILHHKKICCTYIDDVIMKFPYSLIMRIYEMTIWNIWKRSIISMAVLSGEYGKNASGLKNWNKNMYEVPPPVFDTDFNLSVEKKITAKNKLNLADNNNIALFVGGLRQRLTYKRLDLVLKAWALHKNEKIDNSVLLIVGDGELRSYYEDMASELGLGPKDVIFKGFVSKNELIDCYLASNVFLLPSEDNNEAFGIASVEAMLYGNAVIASDIPGLRGSVKIKKSSTSLIKNSTPEKILNHIKYWFSRDINDYSMENHLYVTECMHKDQIKQQLTSMLGSFHRDRVSENPLKRIFFIKNNEKNTGK, encoded by the coding sequence ATGCCCGAAAAAATAGTCTTCGTACCAATACAATACCCTCCAACCATTGGGGGATTGCAAAGTTATATAAAAGGACTTGTCGATGCTGTGGAAGAAATTGGCTATGAAGCAGTTGTAATTACTTCAACCCCTAACCCCGATATGAAAATAGAAGGTGAAATAGAAGAAAATGTTATCCAATTGCATCCATGGTTCTGGTTCATGAATAGCCCCATAATAAATCCTTTAAAATTTTATAAAAATCTAAAGACTTTAAATCCAGATGTTGTTAATTTAGTATATCCTTTCCCCATATATTTAGATATAGCCTGTTTTTATGCCATTTTGCACCACAAAAAAATCTGCTGTACCTATATTGATGATGTTATAATGAAATTCCCCTACTCTCTCATCATGAGAATTTATGAAATGACAATATGGAATATATGGAAACGAAGTATTATTTCAATGGCAGTACTGTCTGGAGAATACGGGAAAAATGCATCAGGCCTGAAAAACTGGAATAAAAATATGTATGAAGTTCCCCCACCAGTTTTTGACACCGATTTCAATCTCAGTGTGGAGAAAAAAATAACAGCTAAAAATAAATTGAATCTTGCAGACAACAACAATATTGCACTATTTGTAGGTGGATTACGCCAGAGATTAACCTATAAAAGATTGGATCTAGTTTTAAAGGCATGGGCACTGCATAAAAATGAAAAAATTGACAACAGTGTCCTTTTGATAGTGGGAGATGGCGAACTCAGAAGTTACTACGAGGATATGGCATCAGAACTGGGTTTAGGGCCAAAAGATGTAATTTTTAAAGGCTTTGTCTCTAAAAATGAACTTATTGACTGTTACCTTGCCAGCAATGTTTTCCTGTTACCCTCCGAAGACAACAATGAAGCTTTTGGAATAGCTTCGGTTGAAGCCATGCTTTACGGGAACGCAGTTATTGCATCAGATATTCCAGGACTAAGGGGATCTGTGAAAATCAAAAAATCCAGTACATCATTAATCAAAAACAGTACCCCTGAAAAAATACTTAACCACATCAAATACTGGTTTTCCAGGGATATTAACGATTATTCCATGGAAAACCATCTCTACGTAACAGAATGCATGCACAAAGACCAGATCAAACAACAATTAACTTCTATGCTTGGCAGTTTCCACAGGGACAGAGTATCAGAAAATCCACTGAAAAGAATATTTTTCATTAAAAACAATGAAAAGAATACAGGTAAATAA